The Helianthus annuus cultivar XRQ/B chromosome 15, HanXRQr2.0-SUNRISE, whole genome shotgun sequence genomic sequence aaagtGATTATCTTTGTGTGATTTTGATTATTATGACACATATATAGATAATTATTTCAATCTTTGTGTGATTTTGATTATTATGACACATATATAGATAATTATttcaaaaagataaaaataaggATTTGATTATTATGACACATATATAGATAAATACTTGTATGTATACATGGTAACATAGATATCAGTCGtctatgtgtgtgtatataatcTGAAAATTGTTTTCAGTGTGTGTATACAATCTGAAAATTGTTTTCAGGTGGGGATACCATGCAAGAGGCTTTTGGATACAGTGACTGTGAAATGTGGGCATTGTAGTAATTTATCATTTCTCACCATTAGGGCTTCTCATCCTGATCATCCTTCACTCCCACCTTTTCAGGTATTTTTCTGATAAATAATTCTTATAAAATATATTTGTGGGTAAATATACTATAAAATTAACCCCAAAAAAAATTCTGATAATCTTGGAATTAACGATAGATGGAACACAAGTACacaactgttttttttttctaagaatgtttttttttttttgttttaaaccTGCAAACAGGCTGGTTTCTCTAGTGACTTCAAAAGGGGccaatcttcatcttcttcatcatccacATCAAATGAACCCACTTCACCAAAAGCTCCGTTTGTTGTCAAACGTACTCATTAATTAGTTCTTCCTTAATTCATCCTCAGAAAATATTAATTATGATTATTTCTTTTGAAGTATTAAATATTAATTGCAATTTTCATGATAAAAtttgttcttgttcttgttcttgGTCACATATGTATAGCACCTGAGAAAAAGCATAGGCTTCCATCTGCTTATAATCGATTCATGAAGTGAGTTTACAACCAAACTACTGACAAAtctttatgtttgtttttgacaaTTTCCATATTCAACTTgttatatctttttttttttttgttgttgtgaAATTTTAATATAGAGAGGAGATACAACGCATTAAGGCTTCGAATCCGCAAATACCTCATCGAGAAGCTTTCAGCACCGCAGCGAAAAATGTAAGTATGCATTTATATATACACTTTCTAGCTTTTTTATTAAGATTCAAATAACGTAAATGGAAATATAAGATATGAATAATTAGTTTAATGGATTTTTAAGAATACAACATACAAATTACAAATAATATGTatgtaaaatatatttattttaataaaccATTGATAAAAAATAGTTAACGATTTATGCTTGTTTTTTTCTCGTAATAATTTGTTGTTGTGTTATGAATTATACTATGTATATtgatatttttttagttttttttttttttttacattttttatgtGTTGAAGTTATAGAAATAAATGAAAGAGAAGGTAAGAAAATAATttatctttattgggttttactAATTTATCTAAATGTTTGCAACAGTGGGCTGGTCATATACCAAATGGATCCATCCCTGGGAGCATCAACACTGTAAGATTTCTTCAGTATTTATTGGTTAAAAATAAACAGAATTGTTTTAATAATTAAAAGTATATTTCTTTGTTTAtgttacttatatatatatatatatattgttaattgTTTCATAGCTCATAGTAATAGTCCTCCTTTTCTCCTTTATTCCCTGTTCTTTTTCCTCACGCTTCTCCTTTTAGGAAATTCGGCTTCCTTATAACATAACCTATAGAAAAAAAAGTATTTAAACAAAGTGTAATATTGGTATAGACTTGACCATTACTATGTGAAACATGCCTTAGATTACCTTTTATTGTTAACATCTTTCAGTCTACACAATGTTATGGTTTCTGTTGGATCAGAAAAGTAGGATGTTTCTCGTTTTCTGAAAACTTTATGGCCAACTGAAAAAAATAGAAACAAAAGTTGTGTATCACTAATTTAGTCTAAACCTTAATCTTATCAAAGTTAAACAACATATGGTGTTTGTCTCTTCATATACAAGAATCGGAGATAATTCAAAATTTCTATGAAGTTAACAAACGTTTTTCTAACGATTCTTCGAATTAGTGAATGATGATATGTTTTTCTATTTTGTAGGGTTTTGATCTTGCAGGAATGAAGTAACTAATTATGCATTCTTCCTAAGCTACCTTGTAGGATTGATGCAACCTTATGTATTTGAGTTCTAAAACTTATGTTCTATGGATGATTTATGCTATTTAATTTCTTGTTAGTTTAAAGACAAGCATGCATTTTATGTAATATATCTAAATTTAGAATGTGTGACTACGTAATTTTATTTGGGTGTGTATATTCACACACCTTGATGCCTATCTACACACTAAAGTGGGACCCTTATATACGTCACGTACATTTCTGTACTAGCGTATAGGATTTATTTCTTTGACCAAATACCACAAATGGGACGCCTATATACGCCACGTACAGACCTGTACGTGGCGTATAGGGTTTATGTCTCCGATCAAGGGGTAAAACCTAGTACGGTATCAAATCAATCACATATACGCCACATACAAGCCTGTATGTTGCTTTTATATGATAGCTATGTACGCCGTGTACAGGCGTGTATGTGGTGTATATATACCTGActgattttattttgatccgATGTTGTCTGGGCTCGTGATAAAGGTATACGCCAAATAGAGGGTTGTACGAGGCGGTTACATGTGAATTTGGTTTCTTCAAATAGTGGCATGCAGACGCTTCTTCATGACCCTCCTCGTTCTTCGATTCTTCCCTGGTTTATCAATTGCCAGACAATCGTGAAGCTAAAAAGTCACCGGTCTGGGACGGGAACTATTTTTTTGAGCAGCATTCCAACGACTCCTGGGGCCTGCCTGAAATTAAGGAGAATTCTGGCGTTCCAGATTCtaatgaggaggaggaggttgcGTCTGACGTTCATGTTGATCAAATGAAACCGTTGCTAGACTTGAACGAGCCTCCACCTCTCTCTCCTGATGAACCCTATTATCTAGCACAACAAGGGTATCCAGATTACGGATATGGTTGCCAATCTTTTTACGTGCAACAAGACTATTCGGCTGGATACGGAGGATACAGTGGTGAGCAACCGTATTATGATCAGCAACCACCTAACTCAAGCAACCCTTACGAAAGTAACAATACATCACATTCTTTTTACGTGTAACAAGACCATCCGGGTGGATACGGGGGATACGGTGGTGAGCAACCGTATTATGAAAGTAACAATGCATCACACTCTTTGTATGTACAAAAGACTATCCGGACGGTAGAGGATACGGTGGTGAGCCTCCGAACACACCACCATATGAAGATTGGCAAGGGTTTGATGAGCAATTCCCTAACCCGGGAAATCCCTATCAAAACTATGCAAAACTTGGTTTTAAATTTCATTCTAAAACACTTCCTTAGTTTTGCAATATATTATATTAACAATATCAATAAGGGTTTATGAAATCATATATCGAAATCCAAAACATCAAACTTTTTCATATGGTTTAGGTTTGATATATATGTACTAAAATGGTTTCTAACACATATGTTAGAAAATATATCGTTATGCGCATATTTTAAAATTGAACGTTTACATAAAACTTTTTCCAATGATATTGTTTATAAATGAAGCCATTTCTAATCGTTTTTAATTCACGCAGTAGAAAAttaaaatgtttacataaaacactATCGGTTATTATggtttataaaataaactgtttctAACAAATACAATAAAAAAATGATTACAAGTCATTTTAAACTGACGGtttttattgtcacacccccaaaataccacatgcggaaacatcGCGGGACGTGtaacgtaccaggatccaagccaccaatcacattgaactataaataatatttaagcaaaacattccattcatttcataatataattccaagtcataagttaaaaccaaagtaaacgtttggcggaagcataatataaattgttaatcaattgtttcaaaataaGTGTTCAAAACCAACAAGACAAGTATCCAAGGGtttcgacccatgaccactccggcactcccagatagcaagtccatatccaagaatctaacgacctgcaagcatgtagacaagtgtgtcagacgacgatGGTGAGTTCAAGTTTTTTAACACGTTTTAGttacctaaatagcgctattaactaataccccgttgccttCCCGGCAACAATCGGTAGAAGGGACTTAAGTGATAAATATGAGTgtattaaccaacatcccaataacctgacattcctcctcggaacgtttaccagatgtccctccctgggacgcatgcttggaaaaagagcagtgaactcaccttggtttgctcggtatgattagttACTTGTTCACACTTAAACAGTCACACCCTATGGTATTcatgtatacataatcagtttacaTTCGCATGGTTCACGTATAAGTTATAATCATAGTGTGCATACAAGCAACATAGTAGTTATTCAAACTCATACAATTCCTCAATTCACAGGTATGTTTCACAATGGTATATAACAGTTAAGTGTACTACTCCTGACAACCACACCATGTTTCCTCAGTCAATATCTATATCCTTAACAGGCTGTGATAGGGTTTCATCAACAAAGTCCCACATTTTTTTACAAGTACAATCCACTGTCTGCTGTGAACCAATGACGAAACGCCAAGTGTTTCGTCGGCAAGAGGGTGACGAAATACCAAGTGTTTCGTCGGCAAGAGGATGAAGAAATACCAAGTGTTTCGTCGGCATGGTGAGTGACGAAACATCAAGTGTTTCGTCGTCAGGGTAGTTTCGTCACATTGTCAGTTTGCCTtgcacacacaaaaaccctaacTGCTACTGTTCTATTCATGTCGAAATGATTAATTGAAACCATCACTTAATCATTCCCATCATCAATTAATCATGGACACGTCATTCATAACCCAGTTTCTCATCCCGCATTTAAATCACAATAACAGTTGCTTTGTACCCTCAGATCATCAACAGTTTAAACATATTAGTTCTAGACCTACCCTTCTATGGTTACAAATGCAATTCTACTCAAGATCCTATGACTCTAACACACTAACACATAACCATACAATTAGCACAAAAGAGAATCACGACGAGTAACGACCGGGACATACTAACCGTGTGAATAAGATCGGAGATCAAGACGATCAGGAAAATCAAGGGCTGCCGTCGGTTTGtagagagagagttctagggtttcgcTGGTTGTGATCTTACGTAGAGTTTTGCGAATATGAGGTATATATATCTGATTTGTGCATGGGCCTCACCTGGGCCACAAGCCCATACGGCGAAAAAGGGCTTCGACGAAGGACCGTTTTTCATCGTGATGCTGATGGCGGAACATCCAGTGTTTCGTCGAGTAAGGTAATGGCGAAAAACCTATATTTCGTCGGGTAAGGGTGATGACGAAAATCCTATGCTTTGTCAATGCATGAGTTAAGTCTATTTAATTTTAGTCAAACAGTTAATAAATTTCCATTAGTTAACCAAACAATATAACAATTCTTTAACCATATAACAAAGGTGCACATATTACACGAAACGAATTATGAAAGCACAGTTGTGAAACAAGTAACGTGtcgaggaaagaccttgaaaactcgggttgtcacatcatccccaacttgaaagaaatttcgtcccgaaatttgataagtaatccAAAACAGTACGGTGCGAGGTTATTAGATCAAGATGACTGTGTATTTTCCGCgtgtgccacatcatccccaacttgaatgggaatttcgtcccgaaattcactagttgcattagATTTAGAATTTTCGGCTGGGAATAAGTGAGGGTATTtgagtttcatctgatcctcgcgttcccatgtgaactcggtccacgtcttgagttccaacggacCCTCATAATCGGGATTCGACTATGCTTACGGACcttgacttcccgatccataatctctattggttcttcgacaaactgcaacttgtcgtcaatcttcaactcttgaaatggtaccacaagtgtttcatcagacaaacacttctttagctgagAGACATGGAAGACATCATGGACGTTACCCAACTCAGTAGGTAACTctaacttgtaggccactttaccaattcgctccagaattttgaatggccctacataacgagggttaagCTTGCCGCGTtttccaaaacgcaccacacccttccagggtgagaccttcaacataaCATGATCATTAACTGCGAACTCcaaaggttttctacgcttatcggcgtagcttttctgacgatcacgcactgccgccatacgattcctgatctgaacaatTTTCTCGGAAGTTTCAAGTACAAGTTCCGGGCCTGTAATCTGGttatcacccacctcagcccaacagagaggtgaacgacatttccgtcagtacaatgcttcgaatggagtTGTCTGGATACTGGTATGGTAACTATTGCTGTAAGAAAACTCTATCAACGGCAAGTGCTTCTCCCAACCCTTGCCAAAATTAATTACGCATGCTCGTAACATGTcctcaagtgtctggatggttcgctcactttgaccatccgtctgcgggtgataagcagtgctcatgtcgagACGCGAGCCGAATGATTTGTGCATTGACTGC encodes the following:
- the LOC110911400 gene encoding protein CRABS CLAW; translation: MIMNFEVQAERVANMDPPVQTPSDQHLCYVRCNFCNTLLAVGIPCKRLLDTVTVKCGHCSNLSFLTIRASHPDHPSLPPFQAGFSSDFKRGQSSSSSSSTSNEPTSPKAPFVVKPPEKKHRLPSAYNRFMKEEIQRIKASNPQIPHREAFSTAAKNWAGHIPNGSIPGSINTGFDLAGMK